In Rhododendron vialii isolate Sample 1 chromosome 9a, ASM3025357v1, the following are encoded in one genomic region:
- the LOC131299468 gene encoding glycine-rich RNA-binding protein 2, mitochondrial-like: MAFSSRLGSIMRQTISQNSASSGQVPIASMLNAIRFMSSNKLFIGGLSYGTDDQSLKDAFSQFGDVVDARVITDRESGRSRGFGFVNFVEGESASSALSAMDGQELNGRNIRVSYATERAAAPRGSYNGGGGY; encoded by the exons ATGGCTTTCTCCAGTAGACTTGGAAGTATTATGAGGCAGACCATTTCGCAGAACAGTGCTTCAAGTGGGCAAGTGCCAATAGCATCGATGCTCAATGCCATTCGTTTCATGTCATCTAACAAGCTTTTCATTGGAG GTCTTTCTTATGGAACTGATGATCAGTCTCTCAAGGATGCGTTTTCTCAATTTGGTGATGTCGTGGACG CTAGGGTCATCACTGATAGAGAATCAGGGAGGTCTAGGGGATTTGGATTTGTCAACTTTGTTGAAGGTGAATCTGCCAGCTCGGCTCTGTCGGCAATGGATGGCCAG GAACTTAATGGGCGGAACATTCGCGTAAGCTATGCTACTGAACGAGCTGCTGCTCCTCGAGGCAGTTACAACGGCGGCGGCGGTTATTAG